gcaatcattagaaaacacaaagggctGATCCTTTTCAAGCAGCTTACataaggggttagcaattttggaaaaatctttaatgaatcgCCTATAGAACCcggcgtgcccaagaaaacttctcacTGCCTTTACCGAAGTGGGCGGTGGCAGCTTCTCAATCAcatcaaccttagcatggtcgacTTCAACGCCCTTgctggacactcgatgccccaaCACTATTCcctcttgtaccataaaatggtaCTTTTCCCAATTCAGCACCAGATTTGTCTCTACACATCTTTTAAGCACTCTTCTTAAGTTGTGAAGACAATCTtcaaatgaatcccccaccacggagaaatcatccataaacacctccaTAATATCCTTCACCATATCagtaaaaatggctaacatgcaccgctgaaatgtagccggtgcattgcaaagtccaaagggcattctccgaaaaggcaaagatgccatatggacaagtgatgGATGTTTTCTCTCTGTCTTCCGAGGCTATTGAGATCTggttataccccgagtatccatccaagaaacagaagtGGGACCGCCCAGCTAACCTGtacaacatttggtcaatgaaaggcaatgggaaatggtcctttcgAGTGGATGTGTTCAATTTCCGATAGTCCATACAAATCTGCCACCCCGTGACTGTACGAGTCGAGATCAACTCATTATTCTCATTTTATATGACcgtcattcctcatttttttgacACACATTGGATAGGACTGACCCAgttgctatcagagatggggaagatgatacccacatctagccacttgatcacttccttctttactACTTACTTCATATTCGGGTTCAGCCGTCGTTGAtgctccctggaaggtttgtgcccctcttccagaAGAATCTTGTCCATGCAAAAGGTtgggctgataccctttatgtctgccataGTCCAACCAATGGCAGTCTTACATTCTTGCAATACCTGCAATAGTTGCTCTACCTGCACTGCTAGCaaaccagatgatataataacaggCAAAGTAGAATTATGCCCCAAGAAAGCGTACCTGAGGTGGCCTGGAAGGGGTTTCAAGTCCAGCTGTGGTGGCTCCTCTATTTATGGTTTGCAGGTGGTGTTTCTCTCTCTTCTAAGCGTAAGGGctcgaactgaggttccctttTCCAGAATCCTTGACCTTCGAGAGCCATGACCCACTCTGCCAACCCTTCACCGTCCATCTCTTCCAAATTCATCAAGCAGGCTTCTAGTGGATCCTTGACATTAAGGGTCTCATCCTCTTCTTGCAGTATCACATCCACGGCCTCCACTAGTGAGCAGTTTGCAAATTCACTGGGTCTCCTTATGGATTGTTGAACGTTCAATATTATTTCTTCATTGTTCAACCTCATTTTTAACTCTCTAGTCTCACAATCAATTAATGCTCTCCCAGTGGCTAAGAATGGCCTTCCCAGAATGATGGGTATCTCTTCATCCACCTGACAGTCAAGAATAAcaaagtctgcaggaaatacaaaTTTTCCCACTtgcacaagcacatcatcaagaatTCCTGTCGTTCTTTTGACTGTGCGATTGGCCAGTTGCAGCAACATTGATGTcggtctagctctgccaatgcccAGTTTTGTATAGAttgccaagggcatcaagtttatgttGGCTCCCAAGTCACATAATGCTTTAGCAAAATCATAACTCCCAATAGTGCATGGGATAGTGAAGCTACCTGGATCAGACACCTTTTGGGCCATAGGTCTTGTCACTACCGCGTTGCAGGTCTGTGTCAGAGTTACAGTGGACAGGTCCTggaagtcaaatttcctcgacatcaggtccttcatcatttttgcataccctgGCATTTCCCTCAAAGAATCCATcagtggaatattcaattgaatctatcgaagcatttccatgaatttcctgtattgatcatcatctttcttttgttttgccaatctctgagggaatggtgcaggAGTCAACCTCTGTCCACTACTTGATGTCTTTTTTTGTTGGgagcttctggcacaagaggtgccacatGTTCTGAGACTTGTTCACCATCCTTCTCCTTACCCTTGTCAACCTGTGCTTGTTCAATTACAACCTCAGTGAGCTCTGCTAACTCATCTGCCTCTAATGTAACTGGCGTAGTCTCTCTCGTAAATGTCTAAATCTCTTTCATTCCTGAGACTCACTGTCATTAGCTGATTTGGGTTCTGTTCCTTTAGGTTAATATTTGTATCTGCAGGCAATGTTCCTTGGGGACGATTGTTCAAGTCCATAGACAGCTATCCCGGTTGAGTTTCAATTCCTTTGATTGCTGAAACATGTGCTGCtaacttttcttgcatcttacCATTTGTTCCAATGAGTTGTTGCAGCATACCCCTGATTTATACCatattgttgttttgttgttgatgaGGTGGTTGGTAGGCCAATTGTTGCTGGTGCTGCTGATTACCTGCTGCCTTTGATAAGGCACAACTTGACCTTGTGGTCGTGCGCCCTCCAAAATTGGGGTTGTGTTATGGCAGGTTGGGTCTGTACTGTTGGTTTGGTGCTGGTCCCTATTGTTGCCCACCTTGCCTCTGACCTCCAAAATTATTGACATAATTCATGTCTTCTCTAAAGCCCTGATTGTCATTCTCTCCACTCCACGAGCACGCATATGACTGGTTTATGCAAGGAGTACACAATCCTCCATTCGTTGTATCAATAATGTGCACTTGCtttgtacccatctcatcaattttcTTTGTCAGTATGCTCATCTGAGTCATGAGAGTGGCTATGTTCTCTCCATGGGAATTGTTTGGGTCAAGATCAACAGAATGCACTATTGGTGTAAGTGTCGTACCTCTAGCCATCCAGCCTGAATTTTGAGCCATCTTGTCAAAAAGAATCTTGCACTCTGTGAATGTCTTGCTCAAAAATGTACCCCCAACTGAAGCATCTACATTGGCCTTCAAACTATCTGCTAAATCCATGTACAATCTCTGTCCCagcatctgatctggaatgccatggtgtggacacttcactagcatacccttgaacctctcccaggTTTCTTGCAAGAACTCAGTTGGTTTTTGCCTAAACTGCAATATCTCATCAATCTGCCTTGCAGTCTTATTGGGAGGATAAAACTTGTTTAAGAACTgtttgactaattcctcccaagtggcAATGGATTTTATTGGGAGCGAATTCAGCCAAGTTTGAGCCTCTCCAGTCACAGAGAATGGAAACAGTAATAGCTTGATGGCTTCAGGAGTCACATTCGGCTGTCTTTGGGTCACACATATTGATAGGAAATTCTACAGATGTTGTTGTGGGTCTTCAATGTATGACTCGGAGAACAGTCCCTTATTTTGCAACAGATGCTGcatgttgttggtgatctggaatgtctccgCTTGTATCTGAGATACAGCAATGGCAGTGGCTAAGTTATCAGCagttggttgtgcccaatcataaagagcagcttctggcacaagaggtgccaccactcCATTGTTTGGGTCAACCCGATTATTCCGATTGTTTTCATTGACACCGTCCACGTTGTCCATTTCAATTTCGAGTGTGTGTTTTTGTTGTAACTATTTATTCTTCTTGTTGGCTCGATTTAAGGCCATGAATGCTTTCTCGAggtctgagagtccttcaaaAAGTTCACCAGTCCTCGAAGagcttctaggcatacacctgagtCACGGGAGAATTCAAACGTGAGAATTTCAATGGAAAAATTTAAACACCGTAAGAAATTGATCTAAACTAAGAATCCTAGCAATTCTTCTAAGTTTTAATAAATAACACTGTTAGCTCCCCGGCAGAGGCGCCAAatttgatcacacccaactatgccttgtaaaaaggACCAAGCGGTCACTGCAAATATAACCTGGTTcaagttcggagtcgaatcccatatgGAACTAACCTATTTGCTACAACTTTAAACAATGCTAATGATAGGTTCAGACAACTTCCGGATGCAAGAGTTTTATGAATAATCAGTGAAATTTATTTAgctaaggaaaaatgacaataaaattagcaataatcaagactaaaattgaattcaagggtaaaaggatctagggctattgatttccccaattgccggaTTAATTCTCAACTCTTTAGCTATAATCTCACCGTactactctatgaggattatgagtttCGGGCTACCGTAATTAcctctcgatcaattacgatagTTTACTAGAaacattctctcgaactactctaattaacaatttatgcaactcagaattatcccaccaaagcttcgttatttctaaccccacttttaaattcaagtaattaatct
The sequence above is drawn from the Nicotiana tabacum cultivar K326 chromosome 13, ASM71507v2, whole genome shotgun sequence genome and encodes:
- the LOC142168074 gene encoding uncharacterized protein LOC142168074, producing the protein MSRKFDFQDLSTVTLTQTCNAVVTRPMAQKVSDPGSFTIPCTIGSYDFAKALCDLGANINLMPLAIYTKLGIGRARPTSMLLQLANRTVKRTTGILDDVLVQVGKFVFPADFVILDCQVDEEIPIILGRPFLATGRALIDCETRELKMRLNNEEIILNVQQSIRRPSEFANCSLVEAVDVILQEEDETLNVKDPLEACLMNLEEMDGEGLAEWVMALEGQGFWKREPQFEPLRLEERETPPANHK